The sequence agcacattgtcacctggctgctctgatACTGGGATAACAGGGccagtagcctggaattagagggcagggaagccaagcagctggatacctccccagggaagggggcattgacaaagcagttGGAAAGGGGGCACAAACCCTCACTCTCTTCAGGCAACTCCTGTCACGTgtaaaggaaaggtatcccttcaaggaagatgttgtCTGCCacccaggcaaatggaccaccagggagagaggcagcctGTATCTGATGGAATTGGCCAcgctggaggtgatttatggtgatttatgcacattaaacagttttctaccttgcccggtcccTCACAGGATCCTTCAGTTGTGGGGTTGCTCAGGGTCGAAGTGCCAGTAGCTACCCAAATGGTGCACCAGTGGCAATATGGCACTatccgagactccctgattacCACATATATGCTGATTCATtaactggagagccaaggactgaTCAGCAAAACTCGCTCACCCTTTAATAATCCCATAGGGTCAGTGCAAATGTCTAATGGAGAGCTGCAACTAACagtggagtactgtgtctagaatgaagtcacaccaaaTTCAATTGGTCATCTATAGTCTTCTCTCCTTACAGTCTTAGCTCTAAGAGCAGTTAAATGATCCCTTACAgtatctgaatgctgctgtccGATCCCTTCCTGGGATCATAAGGAACCAGTACCTCCTGGCCAGAACACTCTCCCTGTACCCGTGGATGCACGCCCTAAGGTCCCATGAACTGTTAAGGGTGTAGTTTGCAAAGTAACCACTGATTTTGTCCCCACCCACCACCTGTTTTACCCCTGCAGAgtcctgcctcaaggcacaaagggcagggagacctTGGTGGTGAGAGCTGAGGCCCTGTGGAGATGTCTGAGACACAACAGCCATTACAGCCAAGGGTCATGtagaagagaacagaataggtttagctctccctgtgacacatgactccttttgctctgctgacagcctctgcaggctgccctgcacatAAGGAGTAGGGACAGGTTCAGTTGTCCTACATGtggcatctgctgccatttcagttacCCAAAGGACATATGCCTCCAGCTGACTCGCAGAGGATCTACCACAAATTTCACCAgatgtttgcatctgaacagctcctgcctgtcctccatctccactaaGGAGCTATTGTGGCTCAGTAATTCGCATTAAGCTGCCTATGTTGTGGACACCTGAACTCCCGGGTCCTGTGGGTCTGTGGCAGacatgggagggagctgagacctctcccagccccaggaaTAACAAGCAGCATGAGATGCCTCGACTGACTCTGCTGACTTCCTTCTTCAAGTGGGTATGAAGGAGATCAGTCCCTGACCATGACTTCATGTCCTAACTGATACTGGGACAACAAGATGAGATTGTTACACTTAATTGGTTTTCTGTAAGGAGAAATGACCCTGGTgtgaagaagtgtgtgtgccaGGTGAGGGAGGAACCCCAGGGATCCCTTcgggctgtttcccagcaggttcccctgcagccccagggccatgggcagggagcctggtggggggcagagcaagggaggccttgggctgggcctgtgctgctgagctgggccgggctcctgggcccaaggggagctcctggcaagcgggcagcgctgcagagagccagctctgcccaggagcagctcctgtgcccagcgcagcagggctgggggcactgcctgcagagacagagtgggtaaaggcaggcagaagtggcaggatgcacagagctcgctgggggagaacacttgccagccctgaccccggtaagtctctggctggagggcaatgcagccgcagctcctggaggaaggagaaggcgcgggtgcaggcaggggtgcccagggctgtggtgcagagcagggtccctgctgtgccccaggggctgtgtgccggggcagggcctctgccgcctgccaggctcagcactcagcctgcgcggggagctgcccagggcgctgcggggagaagctgcgggtggaaggagcccccccggcagggcagggtcctgctgctggtgggaggctgctgcctggggcagcctgctcacagctccacagcacaACTGGGATGTATCTAAGGCGAGAAGACAATCAGGGGTTAGATACTTTAGGCTCAGCTTTCCAGActatttgctttcagttttctcttctttgtccCTGTGGGAATAGAAATAGAGGCTTCTATTTCCCAGAAGAGTCTGATACGCCTAAGCCTTCCCATTGAGGGTTCCAAGGACCCCCAACAATTCCCTTGCCTGCCCCTCAGCCCACagaaagctccaccaccacacGTGAAGTgccagcagggtctgtgtgacctggtctctaggacgtgcccccagcgagctgcccctgggcagagccctgctgccaggaggtgtctgcagggcagagctgagcacccagcgggtgggatgggggctgtgacctgcaggcaggaggcgtggggacagagacccagctgcaggcagggacagctgcaggcagcagagccacaagCAGGGAGTGAGACGGAGGTGCTCCCAGAAACTTAGCGGCAGGGGAGATTTGAGCACTTCCCTGCCATCCCTGTACTGCAGATGCCTCCCCTGGAGCCACTCTCCACTCTCCTTTTTCTCACACCATAGACTTCCAGCCCTAATGTCACTGGGGCttttgctgggctgcaggctgccttgcACAAGGGCACAGCTCTTCCCTAGCAGCCCTGTGTTATCTAGCAGCCCCATGGAGAAGACACGTCAGTCCTAAGGCCATAGAAATGCTGGTGGATGGCTGTATGTGGGCAGCTGCTATGATCCCTCTGTGTCCgtggagaagagcagagagctgagatCCTCTTCAGGTACAATCAGaagggtgaggggtctggagatcTGCACTTTGAACCTGGATTCAGGTGCTCTCAGCTGCATCCAGGTTCTTTTCAGGGGAACACCTGAGTGTGACCATCCTCCAGAGGTGCCcgcacagggcagctgagaccaggaTGGATGGACACACCAGCTGTCCTCACTCTGCCCTGAGGGACAGTCCCTTTGCCTCCCAGGAGGCCAAGGTTTCACTTGGTGGGCAGTAAATGTGCCAAGGATTTGTGCCTTAAATGCACTCCTCGGGTGTAGGGGGACAAGTATAAAGTAACAAACCAAAGCATTGTGcacaaagccctgctctgcagttgggtgaatttTGAGAAAGTGTACTCCAAAACTCCTTGTTACATCAAACACAGTTCATTTGAGACCTCCCCATGTTCCATTTACTTCTTGCTCTAGGTCAGCACTGTCTCCTGCAGAGTCTCTTGCTCGCAGTACCACCCTCAGGCAGCACCACTTTGACATCAAGCAGAGGACCAGTCCTCCCAGAAGTGAAGAGGCAGTTTTTtatggtttcaaaaaaaaaaaaagaaagaaagaaagaaagaaagaaagaaagaaagaaagaaagaaagaaagaaagaaagaaagaaagaaagaaagaaagaaagaaagaaagaaagaaagaaagaaagaaaaataataataataaaataggcTAGGTTTTCCTCACAGAGGTCTACCctaacattttaattctctttcctccttggaCAGGCCTCCCTATTCAGAGCAGCAGATCCCAATTCCCAGGAGgatcagatgtccaacagcagctccatcactgagttcctcctcctgccatttgcagacacgcgggagctgcagctcctgcacttcgcgctcttcctgggcatctacctggctgccctcctgggcaacggcctcatcctcaccgccgtagcctgcgaccaccgcctccacacccccatgtacttcttcctcctcaacctcgccgtcctcgacctgggctgcatctccaccactctccccaaagccatggccaattccctctgggacaccagggccatttcctatgcaggatgtgctgcacaggtctttctgattgtcttcttgttttcagcagagtattctcttctcaccatcatggcctatgaccgctacgttgccatctgcaagcccctgcactacgggagcctcctgggcagcagagcttgtgcccagatggcagcagctgcctggggcagttgctttctctatgctctgctgcacactgccaatacattttccctgcccctctgccaaggcaatgctattgaccagttcttctgtgaaatcccccagatcctcaagctctcctgcactaactcctacctcagggaagctgGGCTTCTCACATTCAGTAATGTTctgtttttggggtgttttgctTCCATTGTGCTCTCCTATTTGCAGATCTttagggccgtgctgaggatgccctctgagcaggggcggcacaaagccttttccacgtgcctccctcacctgtttgtggtctttctgtttctcagcactggcatgtttgcctacctgcagcccccctccatctcctccccgtccctggatctggtggtggcagttctgtactcagtggtgccccCGATATTCAACCctttcatctacagcatgagaaacaaggagctcaagCGTGCTATCAGCAAAGTGATTACATGGATTTTTCTTAAGATTGGcacatttctcctctttctccacaagtgtcttcctttgttttcactTGGAGTTTTGGTACTTACTTTCATTACCATGATGTtatatttatcttcagtgtCATTTCCATGTATTACTTTTGtagaaagaagtattttattcacCCCACTTCTCCCGAGGtatgaaattgctatttttttttctctggacatTTTTTGTCTACCTGGATGCCAGTACTCTCTCTTAGCATCTGCTTAATAAAATGGAATCTCCCCAGTGCACTACCTGAaatcctgtctcttctttcaaagATGTTGCCAATAACATGGCTGAGCAGTGCGGTGGTTTCACATCGATGGGCAGCTGAAGTCCTCCACACTGCTCTTTCACCCCCCTctaaaggaaaagctggagaaaaaagagtggaaaaggACTCCAGGGTTGATTTAAGGGAGAGGCAGATGACTGATATATTTCAGTCATGGTCTTAACAGACTTAGTAGAGAGATTCAGGTAAGTTATTGAGCATTACTAACAGacgagagcagtgagaaactaaaggcCTAAAAACACCTTCACCCCAATCCACcgtcttctacctcctccccccagtggtgcagcggaacggggaatgggggctgcagtcagtctctAACACTTTGTgtctgccgctccttcatggtcaccctctgcccctgctccagtctggggtccctcccatggatgccatccttcccgaactgatccccccaggcccccagctcctgcgtgggctcctctccatgggatACAGTCCAGCCTGGagtctgctccggcaggggtcctccatgggccacagcctcctccaggccacatccacctgctccaccgggggcttctccacgggctgcagcgtggagatctgctccgtgtgggacccgtgggctgcagggggacagcctgctccaccaggggcctctccacgggctgcaggggaacttctgctctggtgcatggagcacctcctgccctccttctgcactgaccttggtgtctgtaCCAAGGACTGCTTCTCactacattttctcactcctctctcccagttgcagcttcagagcagattttttttccccttccttaaatctgttctcacagaggccaacCCAGCATCGCccattggctcggctctggctgGTGACGGGTCACTTCTGGAGCCATCTGTAACTGGCTCTTCtttaacatggggcagcttctggactctgctCACAGGGTCCAGCTCTAGatcccccctgctaccaaaacagtGACACCTAAGCCCAATACAAGCTGCTGCACCTCAGAAGGCCCGTAACTCCATGCGTTTGGGAGACAAAAAGCTCATCACCATCATATGAGCTGTGAGATATCAAGGGTAGGATTTAGGAGTAACCTGTTGGTGTCTGATGACAGTGAAAGTGGTGAATGGCCACTGAGGTACATCCCCGCGTCTGTCCCacatggggcagggcagaggacatCCTCTAGGAGAGTAATGTGGAGCTGCCTGGGAAGTTCAGGGGTTCTCCCTAGGGAGCATGTCCCAGGGGTGGGCAGTGCCTGGAGCCCTACAGAGTGAGAGCTTGCCCAAGGGGGAGTCACCCATAGGAACAGTGCCAAATTTTGATGTCCCCAGGCAAACAAGAACTCAGTGCCTGTGGGATTCAGTGAGGGACCAGCATGCTCAAAGAAGGAAGGCTGGAGAGGGGTTCCTCTCATCCTCAGGGAAGTCCAGCTGCCTGGATCTATAAAATACCTGGAAACCCCTAGAGTCCTTGGAAATATTCCCTAGTCTTCCTGAGCATCTGCCACAGATGTTGAATCCAGAGTGAGAGTTTAGCAGCAGTGATCCCAATACAGATAGGTCTACTTCCCACcgtgtgcagcacagccagtgTGCCGTCACCTCTTGGGCACCACAGCATGCTTGGTCTGCTCATAGCACCACCAGCTCAGGGCCAcatggggagcatggggaggtggccaggaagagctggagaggagagaggaggcatGAGGAGAGATCAGATGGGAGCTGACCTTGTCTAGAAGTTGCCTCAAATACTGGTGTTCATCTCATCCAAGACAAGGTCTGGACATATCcattaatccctaaacctaaatgctactccacacCCTGAGAGGAATCCACTACTCTAATGTTTGTCCACAATATCCCTTGAAGCCAAACTTAGTCCATAGCCTTTTTCCATTACCCTTACACTCTTGCTCGCCCTGATCCCtgcccttaacactagcattaaaatgctctagtTAACCCTAGTCTTcttgcagacctaaacaaaaccctaaaccacagagcttgatcataccctaaccacagacctgacaccacaagcagaacaccaaacacttcCACTAGATTTTGCTtcatctctaacccagaaaagtGAGCTCTAGTCACTAATGCcatacatgaacaactaacaCCCAAAGCCCCcattcctgtgcattaacctcctcaccttcaaCCCCTCTCCTGACCCTTAACTTTAGGCGCTTACCCCCTTGGCGCAGGGCAGGAGCCGTGATGTTGCTgtgcagtcacatggcattcaaAGATGAATGTGAGGGGCCGTGGATCTGATCAGCTCGTCAAACACAAGGAcgagatgggtgggaatgctctgatgagctcagctctgcctcaggatctcctgccccagcaggaggaatgtggctGGGAcagtgactgtgaggtcacttctgtctctgcagatgaaagggcagcagcaggaacgtgtcacggaaagggactgtgaggtcacttctgtctgaagtagctgacaggtcacccttgccttctccctgggatctgtactttttggctgacatctgccagtggccctgctaggccagcagaaggcacctggttggcatgctgactgtgggatcccctctgcctccatagccaggaggacccaggcagaaagaaggcccgcatatgggttgtgctgtcccttctgcttgagtccatgactgaacagcaggaggcacaaggcttgggtgTGTCTAcacaagaagctgcaaggccagcagcaagcccatggcttggaagatgctggtgaggtgactcgTGTCTGGTTGGCTGACAGGCCACAAGAaggctgatgggttgggatgcctacttcaggagCGGTTTCCACCCttatggagctttctttggtattgggaaagagcaggagagaaaaaactgccacaaagtgtatcttggaagggtggcactggccgtgaggaggaagaaatgcccAGGGGAtcaactggtcttgctgctagagactgaggcaaagaaagcattaagtgcctcagcctttaccGCATCTCTTTTCACCAGGTTTCGCCCCACATCCAATAAAATATgatgattctccttaatcctcctttattaaaatatttatataaacagtttttattgtctttgacagtTAAGACAGATTGacctccagctgggctttggccgTTCTAACTTtgacctgcacagccccataaAGTtcaggacacagctccagacaaactgacagcatgcgtgagaaggaagcacagaaaacgtggaacctggcagcctcCCATCCCCTACgcttctatgattctgtgctgCAATTCCATTCAACTGGTTACTCCTGTATTATCCAAACTTTACTGCAACTCCTGATTCTGATATCTTGTCACAGATCACACAAAGGTTGAACTTTCTGCCTGCAGACAtgaacagctgacagaatggagtGTCATTGTGggggaaccttgagaaactgcaggattttgcctaaAGGAACATCTTGACCTTTACAAGAAGAAGAACCCAGTCCTGCACCAggggaagaggaaccccacacatcagaGCAGACTGGGACCttgctgagtgagcagtgcccaggaggaggagggcctgggcaccacgagggatgccatatgAGCAGTGGTGCCTGCTCACCAGGagccaggccagcttcctacagagctgccttacgaggagcatggccaccaagaaaatctgagttatcagactcagctgaGATCCGGTAAGACAGCACCCACAGAAGGGTCTacaggcagcagggaaagatgtGCAGGTCTGCGAGTCCTTCAAACAGCCAGGTATGGACAGGATAGAGGGCTGTggcaaggctgaaagtcccaacaggacccaggtctttgtgtccatggctatggctgttgtctctgccactgaggcctatgAGGAGACAGCTTGTCATTAAAGtaccagggcctcattgcctcctcaaccccacccatgaaccaggcaggggtcataccattctcctgcacttggccatgcacatccccatctcctactgccccaggaagagccctgagcaaggtgtgaagggaaaggatctcccttcccaggagCCAGGGGACAAGGTGTAgtccttttctttggtgaaacacatccaggttgtctacacatcagtgtcactttcacattgcctttgtctccttgtccttacTGCCTCCAAtgttctgctctaacgagctccaagggggctgtgtcagtgctggccctcaggcGGACACTGCAGGATACTTGGATCTGACCtggacttcttgagagatttcttcaattgtctctcagtgcctgaggttcgtgggctcatCACCAAAGCCCCCAGAGGGGTGATtacaatgccttgggctgggcctctggtgctgagctgggccgggctcctgggacagagagagctcctggcaagagggccctggtgcagagagccagctctgcccaggagcagctcctctgcacagcgcagcagggctgggggctctgaccgcaggtggcacggggagaggagagaaggagagaggtcttggaggcagttgggagtgggaggatgctgagagctgactgcaggagaaatctgcacagcccttgacaaggtaagtGTCTGGCTGCAcggccatgcagctgcacgtcctggaagggtctcctcctgggtcttgtttctgggagggcagggggcaatgcagtaggctttgagagtcctgctggatttcacagcgaggtgaggaagtctggcgGAAGCCCCTTGGAGTGCTCTAAGCCAGGTGCCCCTGGTCAGCCAAGGGCAGAGTGTCCAAGACTCCTCCAGACACTGCAGGGGTGTAGATGGGAAGCTGGGACATCCTTTCTTGCAGATATCCAGCTCTCTTTGTGAGGTGTCTTCCTGGGTTGGAGGCTGCTCTCCAACAGGATGCAGCTCTCTAGCAgcatccttgtgttatccaggtgcCCCAAGAAGAAGACACCTCCTTGCAAAGGCCATGtttgtgctgctggatggctgtctgtgagcagctggagtgaggcctCTGCACCCCTGGTTaggagggaagagctgagatcctgctcaGACACCTGGAAACAAGGTGAGGATTCTGTCCAGCTGCACTGGcactggggcttctctgctgTAAGCTGTCTCCACTTCTTTGGAAACACACGAGTGTGATCATTGtcctaagcaaaagaaaatctgccttTCTCTACACTGTGGTTGGATGCGTTCTTTGCAACAACATTGCAAAGTTCATGGATCTGATAagtggactgaacttgagtttccctCATGTTCCTGCTTCCCGCCTGCTTCACAGCAGGagggactcctctggagcccacagcaatccctgctcccagtgccactctcagacAGCATCAGCGGGGAATCAAGTGAtagagctgcagaaatgttctcttgcaaagagagaggcttgggATGAGAGTGCTCTAAGACTTGCTATAGgctttcctcagagaagtctctTCTaaattttttctgccttctcctcttcaACAGACAACAGTGTCCAATGTCagaaaatgcccaacagcagttctgtgagcgagttcctcctgctggcattcgcagacacgcgggagctgcagctcctgcacttcgcgctctttctggccatctacctggctgccctcctgggcaacggcctcatcctcacagccgtagcctgcgaccaccgcctccacacccccatgtacttcttcctcctcaacctcgccctcctcgacctcGGATCCATCTCTATCACTGTacccaaagccatggccaattccctctgggacaccaaggccatctcctatgcaggatgtgttgcacaagtcttttttctctttttcattgcATCAGCAGagtattcccttctcaccatcatggccttcgaccgctacattgccatctgcaagcccctgcactacgggagcctcctgggcagcagagcttgtgcccagatggcagcagctgcctggggcagtggctttctcaatgctgtcctgcacacggccaatacattttccctgcccctctgccaaggcaatgctgtggaccagttcttctgtgaaatcccccagattctcaagctctcctgctcagatgtaTATCTCAGGGAAGCTGGAGTAGTTGTGTTCAGTGTTTCTGTGTTATTtggttgttctgtttttattgttatttcctATATTCAGATCTTCAGGTtagtgctgaggatgccctctgagcagggccggcacaaagccttttccacgtgcctccctcacctggctgtggtctccctgatggtcagcactggcatgtttgcctacctgaagcccccctccatctcttccccatccatggacctggtggtggcagttctgtactcagtagtgcccccagcagtgaacccagtcatctacagcatgaggaaccaggaactAAGGGATGCGGTGAGGACACTGCCTGAATACACAAACTTTCAGCATATTCGCCTATAATAATATGCCTATATTCAGAAATTCcagcttttctcagaaaaatttTTACATactcttttattattatctatCTGtactattattttctctttttttttcttttttttttttctgatttataaaatattattcttaGCCTCCTACAGGTTAATTATTTTCCGATAAAACACTGCTTCCTGTGTAGATAAACCCAATAATGAAGTCATCAGAAATTCATTGGTCTCAGCTGCCATCTCATCCCTTCTcctctggagctgggggagcagccccagcacgcaggaggggctcGGGGCCtagagcccagctgccacatggaggagcagccccggtggccctcggggctgcccctcactgcccgctgggctctgcctctctgctgcctttgggtCGGGGCTGCCGCTTCCCTGGAgtcatggccatggccagcagcaggatgtggccttttcactgctgctctcttttggcTTCCTCATTGTTCTCTTGTGCTCTTGTACGTGGGTTAGCCCTCAGATCTTGtgtaccttggtgacagtcctgttgtctctgcagtggcatccctgtccca comes from Anser cygnoides isolate HZ-2024a breed goose chromosome 28, Taihu_goose_T2T_genome, whole genome shotgun sequence and encodes:
- the LOC136787168 gene encoding olfactory receptor 14C36-like, whose amino-acid sequence is MSNSSSITEFLLLPFADTRELQLLHFALFLGIYLAALLGNGLILTAVACDHRLHTPMYFFLLNLAVLDLGCISTTLPKAMANSLWDTRAISYAGCAAQVFLIVFLFSAEYSLLTIMAYDRYVAICKPLHYGSLLGSRACAQMAAAAWGSCFLYALLHTANTFSLPLCQGNAIDQFFCEIPQILKLSCTNSYLREAGLLTFSNVLFLGCFASIVLSYLQIFRAVLRMPSEQGRHKAFSTCLPHLFVVFLFLSTGMFAYLQPPSISSPSLDLVVAVLYSVVPPIFNPFIYSMRNKELKRAISKVITWIFLKIDVANNMAEQCGGFTSMGS
- the LOC136787230 gene encoding olfactory receptor 14C36-like — translated: MPNSSSVSEFLLLAFADTRELQLLHFALFLAIYLAALLGNGLILTAVACDHRLHTPMYFFLLNLALLDLGSISITVPKAMANSLWDTKAISYAGCVAQVFFLFFIASAEYSLLTIMAFDRYIAICKPLHYGSLLGSRACAQMAAAAWGSGFLNAVLHTANTFSLPLCQGNAVDQFFCEIPQILKLSCSDVYLREAGVVVFSVSVLFGCSVFIVISYIQIFRLVLRMPSEQGRHKAFSTCLPHLAVVSLMVSTGMFAYLKPPSISSPSMDLVVAVLYSVVPPAVNPVIYSMRNQELRDAVRTLPEYTNFQHIRL